A genomic region of Vitis vinifera cultivar Pinot Noir 40024 chromosome 7, ASM3070453v1 contains the following coding sequences:
- the LOC100248563 gene encoding uncharacterized protein LOC100248563 yields the protein MDFQKCKSSSEAPSLSMVPLSFSNKLHERPQCQERNTDHVVADVDIDLREVYFLIMHFLSAGPCQKTFGQFWNELLEHELLPRRYHAWYSRSGACSGDENDNGFSFPLGYNNLVERYPHIGKDHLVKLLKQLMLNTAPPLHGEVGGNAPSAVDVPTLLGTGSFSLLDCHKKKENKQVKPPPDYLRWPHMQADQVRGLSLREIGGGFTKHHRAPSIRSACYAIAKPSTMVQRMQNMKKLRGHRDAVYCAIFDRSGRYVITGSDDRLVKIWSMETAFCLASCRGHEGDITDLAVSSNNVLVASASNDFIIRVWRLPDGLPISVLRGHTGAVTAIAFSPRPSSVYQLLSSSDDGSCRIWDARFSQCSPRIYLPKPPDAVAGKNSVPSMNGTSSSNGPQSHQILCCAFNASGTVFVTGSSDTFARVWSACKSSTDDSEQPNHEIDVLSGHENDVNYVQFSACAGASRSSVSDTFKEESLPKFKNSWFCHDNIVTCSRDGSAIIWIPRSRRYHGKVGRWTRAYHLKVPPPPMPPQPPRGGPRQRLLPTPRGVNMIVWSLDNRFVLAAIMDCRICVWNAADGSLVHSLTGHSASTYVLDVHPFNPRIAMSAGYDGKTIVWDIWEGIPIRTYEIGRFKLVDGKFSPDGTSIVLSDDVGQIYLLNTGQGESQKDAKYDQFFLGDYRPLIRDTIGNVLDQETQLAPHRRNIQDPLCDSSMIPYSEPYQTMYQQRRLGALGIEWHPSSINLAVGPDFSLGQEYQMPPLADLDRVMEPLPELVDAVYWEPENEVISDDTDSEYNIAEEYSSEGEHGSLSAASSFSDPECSAEDTDVEHSHKDGLRRSRRKKYRSEVEIMTSSGRRVKRRNLNECDGTSSRSRTKKSKNGRKVSKRNSSKIQSLRPQRAAKRNALNMFSQITETSTEGDDEEGLEDDSSGSDPMIQDSNMQNTKSDRNLQNVQQKYQRGEQSSLNEFENAIKFPESQSNAGNRRRLVLKFSLRDSKKSIPSEDTRPKCNTQADIVHSPSRPPPKTVEEKETNLISEDPESSSMHAADLEQSQNHNRDDFIHKPRSEETEDHLDTSAGYKDNKIRWGEVKARSSKRFRSGDFVASDACTGFDVSFDVHNGNGKDINGQTKPENGCGNSSPSEIQNHAGELLEKLGRDVEPFGTGLENKDDVKNNELAPPGEANKSSSFQGLSLLDDHQKIDASAISSNGNLNKQHKGWSGSDEFRDCDSLEMDETVGINHSHDLKGNPPANSLKLRIRSKRIVRDPNFPSKLKFVTGTEEPSNIGGDLMSRSHSRMEHNQISEVPEEDKVIEMPSSPHRSHSDSDKQNYDAVHKRAKSYMARTNAEGYGGSMEESASNAGNYNYDSGIDFHEATTDAVHRTRSMVRDTTSQEPNNVMSRFKVREETSKNAENYSKKTRDQLQSEEWMSSSRMRVRSRSTRYRRGDYDNYLSPSAGRISNFSGRKVSWLMLSEHEEGYRYIPQQGDEVVYLRQGHQEYIEKLNLRSEVGPWRSPKTNIRAVEICSVEDLVYASLAGSGDSCCKITLKFTDPLSSVFGRTFKLTLPELINFSDFVVEKTRYDAAIGRNWTHRDKCLVWWRNGEDGGGSWWEGRILAVEAKSREFPDSPWERYVVKYKGDAENNLHSPWELHDPDIQWEQPQIDFEIRDKLLSSFAKLESAHKIQDYYGIQKFNQVAQKLDFLNRFPVPLYPELIQARLENNYYRTLEAVKHDIMVMLSNAQSYFGRNAELSSKMKRLSDWFTRTLSKL from the exons GTATCCACACATTGGAAAGGATCACTTGGTAAAGCTTCTGAAGCAACTGATGCTGAATACTGCCCCTCCGTTGCATGGTGAGGTTGGAGGAAATGCTCCAAGCGCTGTTGATGTTCCCACACTGCTCGGAACTGGTTCCTTTTCACTTCTGGATT GTCAtaagaagaaggaaaataagCAAGTTAAACCTCCACCAGATTACCTTCGTTGGCCCCACATGCAGGCTGATCAGGTCCGTGGTTTGAGTTTGAGGGAGATTGGTGGCGGTTTCACAAAACACCATCGGGCTCCATCTATTCGCTCTGCATGTTATGCCATTGCTAAACCATCAACTATGGTCCAAAGGATGCAAAATATGAAGAAGTTAAGAGGACACCGTGATGCTGTCTATTGTG CCATCTTCGATCGCTCGGGGAGATATGTAATTACTGGTTCTGATGATCGCCTTGTCAAGATTTGGTCAATGGAAACTGCATTTTGTTTGGCCAGCTGCCGGGGACATGAA GGTGACATTACTGACTTGGCTGTAAGTTCAAACAATGTTCTGGTGGCATCTGCTTCAAATGACTTCATCATTCGAGTT TGGCGCTTGCCAGATGGGTTACCAATCTCTGTTTTGCGGGGGCATACTGGAGCTGTCACTGCTATTGCATTTAGCCCCAGGCCCAGCTCTGTATATCAGCTTTTATC GTCATCAGATGATGGAAGTTGTCGGATCTGGGATGCTAGGTTCTCCCAGTGCAGTCCACGGATTTACCTGCCAAAGCCTCCAGATGCTGTCGCTG GAAAGAACAGTGTTCCCTCAATGAATGGAACCTCCTCAAGTAATGGTCCTCAAAGCCATCAAATATTATGTTGTGCTTTCAATGCCAGTGGAACTGTTTTTGTCACTGGTAGCTCTGATACTTTTGCAAGG GTTTGGAGTGCTTGTAAATCCAGCACAGATGATTCAGAACAACCAAATCATGAGATAGATGTATTATCTGGCCATGAAAATGATGTCAATTATGTGCAATTTAG TGCCTGTGCTGGGGCTTCAAGGTCTTCAGTGTCTGACACTTTCAAGGAGGAAAGccttccaaaatttaaaaattcctG GTTCTGTCATGACAACATAGTAACTTGTTCTCGTGATGGAAGTGCAATTATTTGGATTCCAAGATCACGCAGATATCAT ggAAAAGTTGGACGTTGGACACGGGCATATCATCTCAAAGTTCCTCCTCCCCCAATGCCGCCTCAACCTCCTCGAGGAGGCCCACGACAAAGATTGCTTCCAACTCCTCGTGGTGTTAATATGATTGTGTGGAGCCTGGATAATCGCTTTGTGCTTGCTGCTATCATGG ATTGCAGAATATGTGTTTGGAATGCTGCCGATGGTAGCCTAGTACATTCTTTGACTGGCCACAGTGCATCT ACCTATGTTTTGGATGTTCATCCTTTCAACCCTCGGATTGCTATGAGTGCTGGGTATGATGGGAAAACCATAGTGTGGGAT ATATGGGAGGGCATACCTATCAGGACATATGAAATTGGACGCTTTAAGTTGGTTGATGGAAAATTTTCTCC GGATGGAACATCAATTGTACTTTCAGATGATGTTGGTCAAATATATTTGCTAAATACAGGCCAAGGCGAGTCTCAAAAGGATGCCAAATATGACCAG TTCTTTCTTGGTGATTATCGCCCCCTTATTCGCGACACCATTGGAAATGTTCTTGATCAG GAGACACAGCTTGCTCCACATCGAAGGAATATTCAAGATCCTCTCTGTGATTCTA GTATGATTCCATATTCAGAACCTTATCAGACTATGTACCAGCAACGTCGGTTAGGAGCACTGGGTATTGAGTGGCATCCTTCTTCCATAAACCTTGCTGTTGGACCAGATTTCAGTTTAGGCCAAGAGTATCAAATGCCACCCTTGGCAGACTTGGACAGAGTAATGGAACCACTACCAGAGCTTGTCGATGCTGTGTACTGGGAACCGGAAAATGAAGTCATAAGTGATGATACTGATTCTGAGTACAATATTGCTGAGGAATATTCTAGTGAAGGTGAACATGGAAGTTTAAGTGCTGCATCTTCTTTTAGTGATCCAGAATGCAGTGCAGAAGACACTGATGTTGAACACAGTCATAAAGATGGTCTTCGTAGATCTAGAAGGAAAAAATACAGATCAGAA gtggAGATCATGACTTCTTCTGGGCGGCGTGTTAAAAGGAGGAATTTGAATGAGTGTGATGGCACTTCGTCCAGGAGTAGAACTAAGAAATCAAAGAATGGCCGGAAAGTTTCAAAGAGAAATTCCTCTAAAATACAGTCCCTGAGACCTCAGCGAGCTGCTAAACGCAATGCTCTGAATATGTTCTCTCAAATTACTGAAACTTCTACAGAAGGAGATGATGAAGAAGGTTTAGAAGATGATTCATCAGGCAGTGACCCAATGATCCAGGATTCAAACATGCAAAACACTAAGTCTGACAGAAACTTGCAGAATGTGCAACAGAAATATCAAAGAGGTGAACAATCCTCCTTAAATGAGTTTGAGAATGCAATCAAGTTTCCTGAATCCCAGTCTAATGCTGGGAACAGAAGGAGATTGGTTCTTAAGTTTTCACTTCGTGATTCTAAGAAGTCTATTCCTTCAGAGGATACCAGACCCAAATGTAACACTCAGGCTGATATAGTGCATTCACCTTCTAGACCACCTCCTAAAACTGTTGAAGAAAAGGAAACCAACTTAATCTCTGAGGATCCAGAGTCATCTTCCATGCATGCAGCTGATTTGGAACAATCTCAAAACCACAACAGAGATGATTTCATACATAAACCACGATCTGAAGAGACTGAGGATCATTTGGATACATCTGCGGGTTACAAGGATAATAAAATCAGATGGGGAGAGGTCAAAGCACGCTCATCAAAGCGTTTCAGATCAGGAGATTTCGTTGCATCAGATGCATGCACAGGATTTGATGTGAGTTTTGATGTTCATAATGGAAATGGGAAAGATATTAATGGGCAAACTAAACCTGAGAATGGATGTGGAAATTCTTCACCTTCAGAAATCCAAAATCATGCAGGTGAGTTGTTAGAAAAGTTGGGCAGGGATGTGGAACCATTTGGAACTGGATTAGAGAATAAGGATGATGTAAAAAATAATGAGCTTGCTCCTCCTGGAGAAGCAAATaaatcttcctcatttcagggGTTGTCTCTGCTTGATGACCATCAGAAAATTGATGCTTCTGCCATTTCTTCTAACGGAAATCTCAACAAGCAACATAAAGGTTGGTCTGGATCAGATGAATTCAGAGATTGTGACTCACTAGAAATGGATGAAACTGTTGGCATAAACCACTCCCACGATCTGAAAGGGAATCCTCCTGCCAACTCACTTAAATTAAGAATTAGATCAAAAAGGATTGTGAGGGACCCTAACTTCCCTTCCAAGCTAAAGTTTGTTACTGGCACAGAAGAGCCAAGTAATATTGGAGGTGATTTGATGTCTAGAAGCCACTCAAGGATGGAGCATAATCAAATTTCAGAAGTACCAGAAGAGGATAAAGTGATTGAGATGCCAAGTTCTCCACATAGGTCACATTCAGATTCAGATAAACAAAATTATGATGCTGTTCATAAAAGAGCAAAATCATATATGGCTAGAACCAATGCTGAAGGGTATGGTGGCAGCATGGAAGAAAGTGCTTCAAATGCTGGCAACTATAATTATGACTCAGGAATTGATTTTCATGAAGCTACAACTGATGCAGTACATAGAACAAGATCTATGGTGAGGGATACAACTTCACAGGAGCCAAATAATGTAATGAGTAGATTTAAAGTGAGGGAGGAGACATCGAAGAATGCTGAGAACTATTCCAAGAAAACAAGGGATCAGCTTCAGTCTGAAGAATGGATGTCCAGTTCAAGAATGAGAGTTAGATCAAGGTCTACTAGATATAGGCGAGGTGATTATGATAATTACCTGAGTCCTTCAGCTGGAAGGATTTCAAATTTCTCTGGAAGAAAAGTTTCATGGCTGATGTTGTCAGAGCATGAAGAGGGTTACCGATATATTCCTCAGCAAGGTGATGAGGTGGTGTACTTGAGACAG GGCCATCAGGAGTACATAGAAAAATTGAATCTGAGGTCAGAAGTAGGTCCTTGGAGATCACCGAAGACAAACATAAGAGCTGTTGAAATATGTTCAGTTGAAGACCTTGTTTATGCCTCGCTTGCAGGTTCTGGAGATAGCTGCTGTAAAATCACACTTAAATTCACAGATCCACTGTCCAGTGTGTTTGGTAGAACATTCAAATTGACTCTGCCTGAACTGATTAATTTCTCTGACTTTGTTGTTGAGAAAACGCGGTATGATGCTGCGATTGGAAGAAACTGGACCCATAGGGATAAGTGCCTGGTCTGGTGGAGGAATGGAGAAGATGGTGGTGGCAGTTGGTGGGAAGGTCGGATTCTTGCTGTAGAGGCCAAATCTCGAGAGTTCCCTGACAGCCCTTGGGAAAGATATGTTGTTAAGTACAAGGGTGATGCTGAAAACAATCTACATAGTCCTTGGGAACTTCATGATCCTGATATCCAATGGGAGCAACCCCAGATTGACTTTGAGATCAGAGACAAGTTGCTTTCTTCTTTTGCGAAATTGGAGTCAGCTCACAAAATTCAG GATTATTATGGGATTCAGAAATTTAATCAAGTTGCTCAGAAATTGGACTTCCTTAACAG GTTTCCAGTTCCATTATATCCTGAACTGATCCAGGCAAGGTTAGAGAACAACTATTATCGGACATTAGAAGCAGTGAAGCATGACATCATGGTAATGTTGTCGAACGCCCAATCATACTTTGGGAGAAATGCAGAGCTATCGAGCAAGATGAAGCGGCTGTCAGATTGGTTCACAAGGACATTATCAAAGTTGTAA
- the LOC100245295 gene encoding ribosomal RNA small subunit methyltransferase: protein MAGGKMKKEKPSHGASASKHYQGGVTFHKSKGQHILKNPLLVDSIVEKSGIKSTDVILEIGPGTGNLTKKLLEAGKSVIAVEVDPRMVLELQRRFQGTPLSNRLKVIQGDVLRCDLPYFDICVANIPYQISSPLTFKLLAHRPVFRCAVIMFQREFAMRLVAQPGDNLYCRLSVNTQLLARVSHLLKVGKNNFRPPPKVDSSVVRIEPRKPLPPVNFKEWDGLVRLCFNRKNKTLGSIFRQKSVLSLLEKNYKTVQALQLSGPSGDAETEMDLTGFGDANEDQSMDLDDGRDDEMEVVDGNAGGEASDFKEKVLNILKQGNFEDKRSSKLTQVDFLYLLSLFNKDGIHFS from the exons ATGGCGGGAGGGAAGATGAAGAAGGAGAAGCCATCTCATGGTGCTTCAGCTTCAAAGCACTACCAAGGCGGCGTGACGTTCCATAAATCCAAAGGACAGCACATACTGAAGAACCCATTGTTGGTGGACTCCATAGTCGAGAAATCTGGAATCAAGAGCACCGATGTCATCCTCGAGATCGGTCCTGGTACAGGTAATCTCACCAAGAAGCTTCTAGAAGCCGGAAAGTCCGTTATTGCCGTCGAGGTCGATCCTCGTATGGTTCTCGAACTCCAGCGTCGTTTTCAAGGCACCCCTTTATCCAATCGGTTAAAG GTTATACAAGGAGATGTGCTCAGGTGTGATCTTccatattttgatatttgtgtgGCGAATATCCCTTATCAGATATCTTCTCCTCTCACATTCAAGTTGTTGGCACACAGACCCGTCTTCAGATGCGCTGTTATAATGTTCCAGAGAGAATTTGCAATGAGACTGGTTGCTCAACCTGGTGACAATCTCTACTGCCGTCTTTCTGTGAACACCCAGCTTCTAGCGCGGGTATCCCATCTTCTCAAAGTGGGGAAGAATAATTTCAGGCCTCCACCCAAGGTGGATTCCTCTGTAGTTCGGATAGAGCCAAGAAAACCTCTTCCTCCTGTCAATTTCAAGGAGTGGGATGGATTAGTCCGACTTTGTTTCAATAGGAAGAACAAAACCCTTGGCTCTATCTTCAGGCAGAAAAGTGTGCTCTCCTTGTTGGAGAAGAACTACAAGACCGTGCAGGCACTACAACTATCAGGTCCATCTGGGGATGCTGAGACAGAAATGGATTTAACGGGATTTGGGGATGCTAATGAGGATCAAAGCATGGATTTGGATGATGGAAGAGATGATGAAATGGAGGTAGTGGATGGTAACGCAGGAGGGGAGGCTTCTGATTTCAAAGAAAAGGTTTTGAACATCTTGAAGCAGGGAAATTTTGAAGATAAGAGATCATCCAAGCTTACACAAGTAGATTTCTTATACTTGCTCTCTTTGTTCAACAAGGATGGCATACACTTCTCTTGA